From [Clostridium] symbiosum, a single genomic window includes:
- a CDS encoding dipeptidase translates to MKFIDMHCDTISSIYLDKMSGNEKKLRENNCHVDLDRLKKGDCLAQNFALFTILKEEPDPYGFARGACSLFKQEMAANEDLIRQASTVEEILQNDREGRMSGVLTIEEGGICNGSTDVLRDFYREGVRMMTLTWNFENDLAYPNRIDWKTGIAVPETEHGLKKKGIEFVELMEELGMAVDVSHLGDAGFWDVAKMTKKPFAASHSNARAVAGHTRNLTDEMIRTLAERGGVLGINYCPVFLNDKEDGGTSRVSDMVRHIKYIRNVGGIECIGLGSDFDGIGGTLEIDSPAALHLLEEALYREGFTQEEVEKIFYRNVLRFYRDVWGW, encoded by the coding sequence ATGAAATTCATTGATATGCACTGTGACACAATCTCATCCATTTATCTTGACAAAATGAGCGGGAACGAAAAAAAATTAAGAGAAAACAACTGCCACGTTGATCTGGACAGGCTTAAGAAGGGCGACTGCCTTGCGCAGAATTTCGCCCTTTTTACTATACTGAAAGAAGAGCCGGATCCATACGGTTTCGCAAGGGGAGCCTGCAGCCTGTTCAAGCAGGAGATGGCGGCGAATGAGGATTTAATCAGGCAGGCATCCACGGTGGAAGAGATTCTTCAGAACGACCGTGAGGGGAGGATGTCCGGTGTTCTGACGATTGAGGAAGGCGGAATCTGTAACGGCAGCACGGACGTGCTTCGCGATTTCTACCGTGAGGGCGTCAGGATGATGACGCTGACGTGGAATTTTGAAAATGACCTGGCGTATCCGAACCGGATTGATTGGAAGACGGGGATCGCGGTGCCGGAGACGGAACATGGACTTAAGAAAAAAGGAATAGAATTTGTGGAACTGATGGAAGAACTGGGAATGGCGGTGGACGTATCCCATCTCGGTGACGCGGGCTTCTGGGATGTGGCCAAAATGACGAAAAAACCGTTTGCCGCCAGCCACTCCAATGCCAGAGCCGTGGCAGGCCATACGAGGAACCTGACCGATGAGATGATCCGGACCCTGGCGGAACGGGGCGGCGTGCTCGGCATCAATTACTGTCCGGTCTTTTTAAATGATAAAGAGGATGGAGGAACGAGCCGCGTAAGCGACATGGTACGCCATATTAAATACATCAGAAATGTGGGAGGAATCGAGTGCATCGGCCTGGGCTCCGATTTTGATGGAATTGGAGGAACGCTGGAAATCGATTCACCGGCGGCGCTCCATCTGCTGGAGGAGGCGCTTTACCGCGAGGGCTTTACACAGGAAGAGGTGGAGAAGATTTTTTACCGGAATGTACTCCGTTTTTACCGAGATGTATGGGGATGGTAA
- a CDS encoding GNAT family N-acetyltransferase, with amino-acid sequence MIDNNRHIVISGKEYRFCNKLNDEPELFADFNRLAEETFGIRFDKVGGEYEPHVLASGNTVCANVSVNRIPFLVHGKRRFFIQLGTVMTKKEYRGLGLSRFILEAVITEWRDQCDALYLFANDSVLDFYPKFGFKIHTEFEYLYEKPGQAAFCGKKLFLANPEDAEVILAKYREGNPFSDFTMIENQAVFDFYAGGVFRDNIFFSENDGVIIFASSEPGRVYCYDIFGKTDTPLEEILKSLRNQETDTVTLGFTPKDKEPFVRMEHKEDDTTLFLLHSAMNDGSVEAKEISETDMFPELSHA; translated from the coding sequence ATGATTGATAATAACAGACATATCGTGATATCCGGTAAAGAATACCGTTTCTGTAACAAGCTGAATGATGAACCGGAACTTTTTGCTGATTTTAACCGGTTGGCCGAGGAAACCTTTGGCATCCGGTTTGACAAAGTCGGCGGGGAATATGAGCCGCATGTGCTGGCATCGGGAAATACCGTGTGCGCAAATGTTTCGGTAAACCGGATTCCATTTCTGGTTCACGGAAAAAGGAGATTCTTTATCCAGTTAGGTACCGTGATGACGAAAAAGGAGTACCGCGGACTTGGGCTGAGCCGCTTTATTCTGGAGGCGGTTATTACGGAGTGGCGGGATCAGTGTGACGCCCTCTATCTGTTTGCCAATGACTCAGTATTGGATTTTTACCCTAAATTCGGCTTCAAAATTCATACCGAATTTGAATATCTTTATGAAAAGCCGGGACAAGCCGCCTTTTGCGGAAAGAAGCTGTTTTTGGCAAACCCGGAGGATGCAGAAGTAATTTTAGCAAAATACAGGGAAGGAAATCCGTTCTCAGATTTCACAATGATCGAAAATCAGGCAGTCTTTGATTTCTACGCAGGCGGAGTCTTCCGGGATAATATCTTCTTCTCTGAAAATGACGGCGTTATCATCTTCGCCTCCTCAGAACCGGGCCGGGTGTACTGTTACGATATCTTCGGAAAAACAGATACTCCGCTTGAAGAAATACTCAAGTCCCTCCGTAATCAGGAAACCGATACCGTCACCCTCGGCTTCACCCCGAAAGATAAAGAACCGTTCGTACGGATGGAGCACAAGGAAGATGACACTACTCTCTTCCTTCTTCACTCCGCAATGAATGACGGCTCTGTAGAAGCAAAAGAAATATCGGAAACCGATATGTTCCCGGAGCTCTCCCACGCGTAA